One genomic window of Cololabis saira isolate AMF1-May2022 chromosome 3, fColSai1.1, whole genome shotgun sequence includes the following:
- the ctsk gene encoding cathepsin K — translation MLHLCVLLLAGSALSHLDEAFLDQQWDQWKLTHAREYNGLDEEGIRRAIWEKNMLMIEAHNQEAALGIHSYELGMNHLGDMTSEEVVEMMTGLQTPEYRDRSFTMALNDDVRRLPKSVDYRKKGMVTSVKNQGACGSCWAFSSAGALEGQLAKKTGKLVDLSPQNLVDCVTENDGCGGGYMTNAFNYVNENGGIDSEEAYPYVGENEPCRYNSSGMAAQCRGYKEIPEGDEHALAVALYKVGPVSVGIDATLSTFQFYQKGIYYDRNCNKEDINHAVLAVGYGVNTKGKKFWIVKNSWGESWGNKGFIMMARNRGNLCGIANLASYPLM, via the exons ATGTTGCATCTGTGTGTGCTCCTGCTGGCGGGGTCAGCTCTAAGCCACCTGGACGAAGCTTTCCTGGACCAGCAATGGGACCAGTGGAAACTGACACACGCCAGGGAATACAACGGCCTG GATGAAGAGGGGATCCGCAGGGCCATCTGGGAGAAGAATATGCTCATGATTGAAGCTCACAACCAGGAGGCGGCGCTGGGCATTCATTCCTACGAGCTGGGGATGAACCACCTGGGAGACATG ACGTCAGAGGAGGTGGTTGAGATGATGACTGGTCTGCAGACCCCCGAGTATCGCGACCGCAGCTTCACCATGGCCCTGAACGACGACGTGCGAAGGCTTCCCAAATCTGTGGACTACCGCAAGAAGGGTATGGTGACCTCGGTGAAGAATCAG GGAGCGTGTGGTTCCTGCTGGGCGTTCAGCTCGGCCGGGGCCCTGGAGGGCCAGCTGGCCAAGAAGACCGGCAAGCTCGTCGACCTGAGCCCTCAGAACCTGGTGGACTGTGTGACGGAGAACGACGGCTGTGGAGGAGGATACATGACCAACGCCTTCAACTACGTGAACGAAAACGGAGGCATCGACTCCGAGGAAGCTTACCCATACGTCGGAGAG AACGAGCCGTGCCGCTACAACTCCTCCGGCATGGCGGCGCAGTGCCGAGGCTACAAGGAGATCCCGGAGGGCGACGAGCACGCCCTGGCCGTGGCGCTCTACAAAGTGGGCCCCGTGTCCGTGGGCATCGACGCCACGCTGAGCACCTTCCAGTTCTACCAGAAAG GTATTTATTATGACCGCAACTGTAACAAGGAAGACATCAATCATGCCGTGCTGGCAGTCGGCTACGGCGTGAACACCAAGGGGAAGAAGTTCTGGATCGTGAAGAACAG CTGGGGCGAGAGCTGGGGCAACAAGGGCTTCATCATGATGGCCCGTAACCGTGGAAACCTCTGTGGCATCGCCAACCTGGCCAGCTACCCCCTCATGTGA